In the Telopea speciosissima isolate NSW1024214 ecotype Mountain lineage chromosome 6, Tspe_v1, whole genome shotgun sequence genome, TTGAGAAACATAACAGCCTTCTGGATGCTGATTTCCATGATTTCTTAGCACATAAACTTCCCCTTGACTCCTGTAAAATGCTGCCACCTGATCTTACTTCTATGCTAAAGATGTCAATACTACAGCGTCATCTGATTGGTGAAGGTTCTCATCGCCATTTAATTTCCTCTATCAAAATTAATATCCAACCAGGGGCCATAGCTGAGCTGTCTACTCACTCTTGTGATGCCATAATCATTGAAAGATTACCCTCTGGAGTTTTCGCAGATCCATTTGAGTTACAACATCTTGTTGAGCATGGAGGTAAGGGATCTTCTCATATTTCTAAAGCAAGGTAAGTGGGGATTGTCTGCCACTTAATGTGTTACAATGCCTTGTTGCAGTCTTCAAGAATGTTGCCGTTTTGGGAGACACAAATTTGGAATTACCTTCTGCACTTTCCAACCAATCAGTTGTTGAGGTTCACATGAACATTAGTCACAACATTCTATCAACACATGAGGAAGGGATCGAGTTGAAGATTGAGCTTCCATTACATGCACGATATCCGGTGAGTTTGCAACACTTCAACACTATTGTTCTTGATAGTCTGATGAATATAGCATGAGGAATAACCTGAGTTCCTCCTGGATGTGTCAGGGGTCTCTACATCATAATATTGAAATGGTCCTCTCATTACTGATGTGAGATTTTATGAACTTTCTGCATACTTCTTTAACTGTTTGGTATCCCAAAACTAATTTTATTGCTAGACCATCAAGAAAATTGTCTTTCTGATTCTGCTTCCTTATCATTGCAAGTGGTCTATCTCAATTCAATGTCtctgtttaaaataaaaaaataaaattattgaaatGGTGTTCAAGTGAACTACTTAAAAGAAGATAATCTGCACAAAAAGAGGAAAGTATAAGATATTATTAGTTCCTGAAAGTATCATGAACAGTATACGATATGGATCCATCAATATAAATTCTTCCTAGAGTCGAATAAATTTCAGGGTAGAGTGTATTTTATCTGTCTAGTTTATTTGTTTAGAATGGAAAAATGGTGTGTCCATCTCAATCACTTCTGACAACAGAAGCTTCCTCTAACTGTAAAGCATCTTTCTCCTGCAGGCTCTTGATGGGAGCGGTTATTCAACAATTCATATGGATCTGCCAAACTTGTTTATTAATTGCAGTATAAAAGGAAATTCACATCATCAAAACTGCTTATGGATGCCAGTGACTAAGGACTCTACTTTAAGAACCAGCATTGTGTGGAAAATACCTTCTGGAAACATGGAACATGCCAAATTTGTATCAGCTGTTACTTTTATTTCAGCATTATCATCCACTCTTTTAATTGTTGTAACATCAATATATTCTTCGCTCATCAAGTTGAAGTCAAAACATTCATAATATCTTGGTTGTTCCAAGTCAAAACATTCATAATATCTTGGAACACTTTGTCCCATAAAGTTTCAATTCAATGTTATGATGTTATTAAACATTGGGAACTTCTTGTTATTGTTGgatttgtgtgtccatcaaacccggttcgatccggtttaatccagttttactttgtattgaatttttatattttttggtttaatattgtcacatgcgaaataaattttttgagtattatgtgtccgtaagttttacttaaaatggtagtcacgactagggtttgggttgggcacccttatcatatgatcgtcgcattgggtatgcctagacatgtgatgtcagggtacgaatgcaaatgctcacatgattgatgtgtgtatagcaaagaatctactttgtcgatttcTTTATGTATTACTGCCAATGTAGGCAGGAATAGATATGTGTCAACGACACCATTTGCCTAAGGGAACCTTGTcgttgcaaagtgtgatcgcattttttggatcatcaatgactgagactcaagtgaattaaagccggtgttctgagaatgcattaacactttgtgagtgaaggagttattcaacatggtcaccattgcccgattggaaaacaccaagattgagattgtctgtgtatggtcggatcgaaatctggatccagtgccgttttgaaaatgatttttgcacaatctattttacataaaataatagattatatatgattatttgaacaaagtgttttatcaagttttgtgagacccgatcagatgcacggacactcttatatggacatgtactatgaaatagggtttggcagtacaagtgtacatgccctagattccataatgatggggtttggcagtacaagtgtacataccctagatttcataatgatggtgttgattagtgggggggattgtacatgataatttattgtCATGTAcagagttatttggaatttgttatattaattggttctttatttaattaatggatatggtgctaattgtattTATCCAtcaatttaaataaagtaactaattacaTCATtctctattagattctgcttcttcacctattagaagcactttgagtttaaacagaactgtcaaacaaagagagagagagtcagactctcacagagTTTTATCTAAATCCATCcagggatttaattaaaccccattattataaatagggaccaaaacgcagagggggagCCAAGtctccacgttttctggctgccccctcttggatgtgttttggtcactctctccctcttatgatctcttcttcttcttgtttctctctactgtgattgagagttagggtttgagaaacccaaatctgtgctggaagaactgaagagcatctaggattggcttgaagaaccttggctgcaccattggaggttcagatctgtttacttggagtactcgttagaggaagaaccactgtctattggaggagcaacacttgaggctcatcaggttagcagttctttattaattcttcttgattttaattagtgattatttatgggatgtgaaagaaacccgaatcgatttgtttccactgcgcattcgggtatgggatggatccctctttccatgtgatggattagagatgaatttctccatctcttttgggttctataattgcatgggacataAAAGAGAAGGGCAGGGCATTAGTTTatcaaaccaaaccctaattgggatgcactagggttcccatgggcgaccatgggaaaccctgaAATTTAAATAGGGCACCCGTGGgcaaccatgggctaacccagggcatgcaataccctaattgatttataattggtttcccaggGGAACTATGACTTGATCCCAAGACCATAGTTTAACCTACAGTGTGATATCAGAaccacctttctcacccatgaatataaaataattaattgtttaatgtaattatcatgtaTGGGAAGCAAGTTTCAAATTATTGATTGaatttgcacatgggtggttatgtggttattgtaacaaccttcccatgtgcacataggtagttacaaggttgttaagatttaacaacttgcccatgtgatgatggatttgtgtttgttttatttttccaattattgaaaGCATGATATCCTAGTGGGGTTGAtgataatattttaaaaaaaattttgatcatGATTAtattcggggggggggggggggggaacgcACACTGCCGAGCCTCTAAGCACGCCCCCCTCTCTCCCTGCCCTGGCCTTTGCGCACGCCCATGAGAGGCCCTTGCAGCAGCCAGCGCATGGGCTGCGCACGTGGCCTGTGCGCAGGCTGCTGCTGACTTGCGGGCTGGGCTGCTTACAAGAAAAAAGGTCTACGGCGGCGTTTATAAATGCCGCTAAAACTTTTAAAAAACGCCGCCAAAAGTTTATAACGACGTTTTTGTTTGTGCTGCACAAATGCCGTGAAATGTACCGCTGGTAATTTGTCGCAGCATTTTTTACATATGCCTGTGTAACTCCATTTTTAACAGCGTTTATGTGATAACGTCAGGATAAGTTTTGGATTTAGCGACGTTTATATATAAACATCGGGAAAATGTGTAGTCCAACAAAATGGTAATTAGAGGTATTTATTTAGTGACACTTGTGTATAAACGCCGGTAAAAGGTATATAATTAGCTGCATTTAATAAGAAACACCGATACAtatagtatttttttaaaaaaaaatttatttacctAATCCTTTAACCTGTTATTTTTGTGGTGCAAATCCTTTAACCTATTCCGTTATCTTATTCTTTAACCTTTTGATGTGAAGAGAGATAAaactcaccaaaaaaaaaaaaagaagagaacattcatccttaaaaacaatgaaataatgaTTGGATTCAAAATAGTTTAAGTTTACCTGTATAAATGACCGTTTGAAACTTAATTACATTTAGTCTACCTTACCCCAAAGGACACAACCTATGACAAattaataaaattcaaaaacaaaataaacaatgtATGTACTTTGCTCTCTTTGTCTTCAATCAATGAACACCTTAGACAATGAGTGCTTTAAATCACCAAGCAACTCCAgtaaacacacaaaatttagCAATAGCTCATTGACATTAGTATTCAAATGGACATTACCTGCAGCAATATAACCATGTACCAATCTTTATTAGCTCGATCATATCGAAAAAGTGTCTAATTTGAAATCAAACTCGCAATAGGCAGTACCTGTAGCAATATAACCATGTACCAATTTTATCATCTCATATCGGCATAAAGTATCatagagaacaaagaagaagaatttacaATGATTGATACACCATCTCTATGTTACtgtatagttcaatcatatCTTATGATGATATCCCCAAAAGAACAAACTAAAAAAGAACTGCTGCAGACACACTTCTGCTAACTTTCAGCTAAGAAGCATGGTCAGATTTTCAGTACATCATCTATAtccaatttcaaccaaaaacaTGCCTAAACTACCATGAAAAAAACAATGCTAACAGCTAAATCTTTAAGGTTGAAAAtagagttccaaaaatacccaagtttgaaaagagaacaaaggaaatccTAAACCAAATGGAGTACGGTCCTTACCTGAgttagaaaaagataataaagtcAAAGAACCTAGAAAACTTCTACTCCCTTGGCTGAAAATGCTCGTTGTTTTTCTATTCTCCTTCTCtgaccttcctctctctcatcTCATATAACTCTGCAGCAATGTAAATTGACCTAACAAGAAACATTGACCTAACAAGAAACATATAGACACATTTATTCgaaagtgaaaagaaaataatacaaaacaacaattaaaaataaatagtGTGGAGAAAGAAGCCGTGTTCTTTATAATATTTGTTCCATGAAACAACTTCTTCACAACTGAACTGCCATGCAAAGTTTCACACCACACTACAACACCTATCTCTGCTTGTTTCAGGAGTTTctagaacattaaaaaaaaaaaaattagcatgTATGAATCAAACAAATTTCCATGTACCCTAGAGTTGCATTGGGGAGTGCAATATACTAAATGAGAATTAGAATGAAAGGAAGAGTAATTATTGGGAAAGAACCATGAGCAACTCTATGCCATCAAGTGAAGTTTGCTCCACGGAAAGTTACTCATTTAAAAACATCCAGACCAAtttacagaagaagaaaagactatCCATTACCTCATCAACATCTCCATATTATTATAAGAATAATAAGTTAGTAAGCCAAGAGAAAAGTATGAAATTCAGATTGAAATTACCGTAGATGTTGGAGCATAGGACACCATGTTTTCATCCCCAAGAAACTACGTGGATGGTGTCCAATCATTACTCCACCACCTGACCCATTTTAAAGACCTTACTGATCCATTCATAAAATGAGACTTTCTCATGGCGTATGAGGAAACAAATTGCACTGTTTCAtcataatcaaatcaaatattAGAAAAGCACCAAAGAGGGAGAGCCATGAACACACATTTTCACAAAAGCACAAATAGAACCTATGGATATTGTCTACTGAACAGAAAATATTCaagaattgagagagagaaagggggatTGACAAACCTAATTTATAGCTAGATTTGAAGTCTATACTTATATGTTCTCCATAACACAGTTTCCTACGGCATAATATAACTTATTTCTCTAGACAAATTTGATGTTGTGTGTCTAAGCACATAACATGCTGACATGAGAATTAGAATTGACAGTCTCTAATGTATCTTAGTATAACTTGAATCCAGAAGACCCCTCATACAATTATGCTAAGAAACTGAAAAAGTAGTCAGTATTTAGAAGAACACTAAGAAGTGGCAAACCATATCCAACCGGCCAAGTCATAGAATTGTTCAAAGTCACAACCAATAAAGGTGAAACAGAAACAGTAGTAGAGGATAGCTTATTATTTGGTGAAATGGACGGAACTTACAGATCCAACATAACATAGAGATGAAACAGAAACAGTAGCAGAGGCTAGTTTGTTTGAATTCTATTCCTTTGTTTCATCCCATTTTTTgattacctataaaaaaaatcataacaaACCTCAAGAGTACTATACTTGGAGCTGACTAGTGCATTTTTCTTTGCCACAAGATCCTATTCCTTTgttttatcccttttttttcctcaatGATGCATGACAAGGAAGGATATATAGGCATGGTTCAATGAGGAAAAGAATCCACCCATCCACATGATGGGGTTGGTGTTCTTCATGGGTAGCAATTGTATCATGGACCAAGAAGTAACCACTTTTTCCGGAAAATGACATCCAGTATTTTAGCATGCAAGTGATTCCCCAAAATTTTTTATGGTATTTCAATAGAAAATGTCTAAAATTAGAACTCGAACAAAATGAACCAAGTAAAATGATTAAAGACTTGCCAATCATACACCAAATATGAGCAGATAAAGCTGAATGACAtaaattgattaatgaaaaagcaaaTCACATACCATTTTGCAAGCCCatcacacacacccacacaaaGATGTATCTGAGGTTCGACAAGTCACAATCAATCTTGATCCAGTCCACATTGCAAAACAATTTGCATTGGCTAATCCTTAACATGGCACGCACAATGCAATAGAATAAAATATACCTTTGGGATTTCTTGAAAAGAACTTCAGCACCTCGTCAATTATTATTACCTACAGAAGATATCAAATGCAGAATTATATAACACAACAGAGTCAAATCTAAATGTTCAGTGAATCTTCAATTTCAACATCTCATTAGATGTAAGGTAAATAAAGAGAAGAATACAAAGAAATTACTAACAGGAAAAGAAAGGTAGAGAACAATGGTCCAGTCAACCCAAGATAATCGTGTCACCTGCAACACATTAGAGTGTAGGTTTAAATgaacttccttcttcttcttttttgtgggGAATGAAAATAAGGGAGACAAGGTAAAAGCGCTAATAAAAATACCTAACTAGATAAATATGGATGGCAAAAAGATGacttacaaagaaaaagaatagacaGAGGCTTCACATATATGTTCAAGTCCACAACCTAAAATACAGCACAGTATCTTGTAATTAGCCTACAAAGATACCAAATATGCTCCATATTATTTCCTAAATATTCAGAGACAAGAAAAGAGGATCATCCCAGTCATTAGAACAATATTAGCCAAATAGGAAAAATGTCATGATTTGTAAAACAATATAAGTAAGAAAAATCCTCTTAAAATAAAGGTATAAactcaaatcaaaggaaaaaaaaatgaaaacatatTGTGCAAACTATACTGCATCGAACAAGCCTTTGATGATAGCCCtggaagcaaaaaaaaatgttatatttgaaaaataaccttattttttaatgcatagaaacacatttttttttgtttttgttttttttttaataagagaaGCTTCTTGGCTACATTACACCCATTATAACACTTCTTACCAACTTAAACTTTTAGAGTTATCACTCACTCCCTTTGTTCCAGCCTTGATCATCTTCTGTGTGGGTTTAAGTATATGATTACTGATTACGAcatgaaaactttttttttcatttattattcTATTTATTATCATACTTATATATTCACGTGTACCTTATATTTAcaagtctttctttttttttttatctatatttttatattttttgtattaTACACTAATTTTTACAAACATGAATtgtatttcttttgtatatgcttTGTTTGCTCTTCTTTATCATGAAAACCATGGTGTGTCATGCCCAGAATTCAAGTGACGATAATTTGCCCTATGGGAGACTTCTCTCCTAAATCTTTTGACACTTTAGGATTGATCTCACTGAGAAGGCTATAGGTGGAGAGGGAACAGAGTCAATTAACAAAACTTCCCTCTAGAGGATGAAGATGTATGAACTCTCATGGAGTGACGTGGAGGATGAGCCTATGGATGCTAGAGTGTTGAGACTTGATACTACCTCTAGAGGCTATACTAGGCCTCATCACCACAGGGACCACACCCGTCAGCTTGTGATTCTGATTGGaaagagatgatgacttgtTTTGACAACATGGGGACCAAGCTGGGGGAGATCACCATCATAATGCAACAAGGATTTTCAGATCTGGGTGGTAGAGTGGGTACCATTGAATGGAGATTGGACTTTTGGGATGTTCATTTCGAAATTATCTAGTATATGCATTAGCCTCCGCAAGATACAACTCAAGACTAGATCTAGGTTTTAGGATTTTAGGACTTCTCAGTTTATGTTTGTGTTTTATTCTCTTGCCTTTTACTtgtattttctttctccttttattaTGAGCAAGAAAATCCAAATGTAAAAGCTTATGATTTTGGATTATAATATATTGTCGGCTTTtacacctagctagtctcctatGGTGTTCTTCTACccctatttatatatatatattatttaataataaaaaatttcctttggcTCTAGACCATATTACTTTCACTTTCTGCTTGTGAGTGTAAATAGAGCAtctcactctgataccactttgtcacaccccgaaaccaccccctgggaggattcgacggctgacccgaatacccgaagtattcgaagacctccaggatccagatgcagtaaatacacatCACAAGCACAATacaatttcaagataacacgtgttacattgatcagagtacagggaaagtaaagtgctataagttttatacagattatttacattgaaagttCCAACAGCTCGATATTCCTAAGTTCATGACCATCAAGCCAACatacaactattctaaaatataaacagtgaaaattcatccaccaaaaaggatagtattaaacaaaagaaaataaaaaggtagcACCACGTCATCAGTTCCTGTTCTTCAAGTAATCCTTTCTACCATAAACGCATTCATctacaggatcatctaaaaagagaaaattccacaggggtgagctccactgagcccagcaagtaaaggataaacCACACACAAGCACATGCACACACTAAGCAAAATTCTAGATGCATGGATTCAGTTTTAATCTTAATTCCACCTATCAAAATGTCTAAGTCTCTAAGATTGTGCTacagcaacaccttaggtagcatcccctcTGTTggcgatgtcaaacccgagttacGCTAGAGGCCTGTCAGTCCCGGTCCTCAATTGAACATCGTCGATCCCAGTACCTCCGTTGGTAACGGCTGGTTTCCCGGTCCTCAATCGGACATCGTCGGTTCCAGTACCTTTGTTGGTAACGACTGGTTTACCCAGCAAACCCCCGAGATTTAGTCCTCTACCACAGTTCCAGTCCTTATTTGGAAATCGTCGTTCCTAGTACTGCCGTTGGTAACGGCTGGTTTCTTGGTCCACAATAGGACATTGCCGGTTCCAGTACCTCCGTTGGTAACAGCTGGTTTCCCCAGGGaggactatccaacacgtagACCCCTGTtagtaagggttgtagcaccaaGGAGTAACATTCCTAGCCATGTGCaatctaaatggcatagtaaaACGTTGTATAGTGCTCCTCCATCTCATACTatggcacaccatacctctcgtttccaagcGGACTACGACATCTATTGTAACACAAAGATTCATATTTCAAACCATCATATCAACATCACTCCATATTTCCATATCCACAAATCATAACCATCAGCCAAAAGATGATTTTCGAATAAAGATAACAATCGTTCATATGCATGATTTCTAAAACCAttctaaatgaaataaacattcccaaaataaatcaaagcTTATCCTCACTTACCTTGTTATTTCCAAGACGGTGATGTTGGGTTTTGTTCGGTGTCGGTGGTCGGCGCGACTTGACGAGCGAACGGTAAGGTCCTACGAATGTTTAACCATATCcggtgttaaaaaaaaaaggtaaaaaacccgtgaggagtcctagggttaccccaTGGTACAGTGGGACAGGGTTTAGGGAGTGTTTACCAGTGAAAcaacatctcaggttgatgaggcAATCAATCgggacatcaacctgagatggcagtgttctaaaaattgaatttccattctctggttgatgaaccagtcaACTAGGACACCAACCTGAGATATATCAAGTGTAAAAATTAAGTTATTAGTCTCTGGTTGATGGTCCAATCAACTGGGACATCGACCAAAGATACACAGCAGCCCAAAATCGTAGGAAAATAGGATTTTAATGGGGTTTTGATCGGATTTTTCCCAAATTgttcgggaaaaaaaaatgctcacACGATCATTCTTATGGGCTGGACCCACTTTATGATTCGATTATCAAAGAAAATTGAGAAAACTAGAGTGGGTACAGCTATAGTCGCAGTCCTTGTTTTGATTTAGCATCACAACCACTTATGGCTGAAACAAGACTCTCTTTGTCTTGAATACCTGCAGTAGGTGCGAGAGTTCGGCATTAATTAGACCATCTATAGTCAAGATTAGGATTTATCTTGAAGTGGGAAAGCTAGGAATGGACTTAACCGATTCCAtcacaagaaagagaaataaaagaatttaTGAACTCAGAGAAGGGTTAAACATGGAAGGGGATTAGTGAAGTATTGGTTACTAAGGGAGAGGGCTTTACCTTGGAGTAGGGCTGATTGCTCTAACCATCCTTGCTTCggcttccctttcttttcttcttcccctttcttcctcttctccttcttctccttcttttcttttctctcctctctcaatcggcctttctcccttttcttcttctccttctcttcttttcttttctcttattttccttgtttttttttcaaacggTGAAAAATATTGTGTTAGAttgattttagtatttttttattaaaccaaACATAAGGC is a window encoding:
- the LOC122664833 gene encoding phosphatidylinositol-glycan biosynthesis class X protein-like translates to MENQQSIQFYMCLMLLMQSAMFLTGVGSSSPSDVSGRNLNVDNNSDQTTSSLRYSWRYLMDSYFEKHNSLLDADFHDFLAHKLPLDSCKMLPPDLTSMLKMSILQRHLIGEGSHRHLISSIKINIQPGAIAELSTHSCDAIIIERLPSGVFADPFELQHLVEHGVFKNVAVLGDTNLELPSALSNQSVVEVHMNISHNILSTHEEGIELKIELPLHARYPALDGSGYSTIHMDLPNLFINCSIKGNSHHQNCLWMPVTKDSTLRTSIVWKIPSGNMEHAKFVSAVTFISALSSTLLIVVTSIYSSLIKLKSKHS